A window from Oncorhynchus mykiss isolate Arlee chromosome 9, USDA_OmykA_1.1, whole genome shotgun sequence encodes these proteins:
- the snx15 gene encoding sorting nexin-15, with protein sequence MSRKKEKEDYYRFFSVTEPRTHEKGHTEYKVTARFVSKRRPEDVKEVIVWRRYSELKKLYGELSYTHRNLFRRQEEFPPFPGAQLFGRFDEGVIEERRSAAEVMLLFTTNIPALYNSPQLKDFFRGGEVIRPLDPSPLSSSTPLPPPLIPLPQRRGSDCEPAAEEEGTEAPIQPQKLGLSLGTDLVEPEVAAEAYSEMGGCPTPVTPTAEEEEEELTDLPDVPGDLKLDDRVLNPFRPCVLRTDQSQSQEEFDSLFDSVMREEPSEEVPPPPLSDNDLAIFDPCAKEDQPSASHNQSELLSLPLTNPDGGEAGYLKQAANELTAAMESEKEGEYSTAIQKYKTAVDLLITGVKGDPDPQRRGSVKRRTAQYLEHAETLLTRLTSTHTSQDQDA encoded by the exons ATGTCtcggaagaaagagaaagaagattATTACCGTTTTTTCTCGGTGACAGAACCACGCACCCACGAGAAGGGACACACGGAATATAAAGTCACCGCAAGG tTTGTCTCCAAGCGTCGTCCAGAGGACGTCAAAGAGGTGATAGTATGGAGGAGGTACAGTGAACTGAAGAAGCTATATGGAGAGCTGTCCTACACACACAGAAACCTGTTCAGGAGACAGGAGGAGTTCCCTCCGTTCCCTGGCGCTCAGCTCTTTG gtaggTTTGATGAAGGGGTGatcgaggagaggaggagtgcagCTGAGGTCATGCTACTATTCACCACCAATATCCCTGCTCTCTACAACAGCCCTCAGCTTAAGGACTTCTTTAGG gGTGGTGAGGTGATCAGGCCGTtagacccctctcctctctcctcctccacccccctccctcccccactcatCCCCCTGCCACAGCGTCGAGGCTCAGACTGTGAACCTGCGGCGGAGGAGGAGGGGACCGAGGCCCCTATCCAACCCCAGAAGCTGGGTCTTTCACTGGGCACGGATCTAGTCGAGCCTGAGGTTGCAGCTGAGGCCTACAGTGAGATGGGGGGTTGTCCTACTCCAGTAACACCTAcagctgaggaggaggaggaagagttaaCGGACCTTCCTGATGTACCCGGCGATCTGAAGCTAGACGACAGAG TTCTCAATCCGTTCCGGCCCTGCGTCCTCAGAACAGACCAATCACAGTCTCAGGAGGAGTTTGATTCGCTGTTCGATTCTGTGATGCGGGAGGAGCCTTCAGAGGAAGTaccgccccctcctctctccgaCAACGACCTCGCCATCTTCGACCCCTGTGCTAAAGAAG ACCAACCGAGCGCATCACACAACCAATCAGAACTTCTGTCGCTGCCCTTGACCAATCCGGACGGTGGGGAGGCGGGCTATCTGAAGCAGGCAGCCAATGAGCTCACAGCTGCGATGGAAAGCGAGAAGGAGGGAGAGTACAGTACAGCCATACAAAAATACAAGACAGCTGTGGATTTACTCATCACTGGAGTTAAAG gagaTCCAGACCCACAACGTAGAGGTTCAGTAAAGAGAAGAACTGCTCAGTATCTGGAACATGCAGAGACACTACTCACACGACTTACCTCCACACACACCTCGCAGGACCAGGatgcttaa